A genomic region of Thermodesulfovibrio aggregans contains the following coding sequences:
- a CDS encoding DsbC family protein produces MKKFIILIFSMLFLLSCNLTSNPCSSIKENSLKETLKIDFDSIVEKNEIKGTNLCQIVIKRGGGLNVFYAYPDGKTFIFGDIYKDGVFLSKVALERIQEKSFKDFQSEIEKTVAFSYKPEGATKYIYMITDPDCPFCEKAKQLVKQWADSKKVEVRVIFFPLEGLHPEAKDKSVRAVCSGMQFSDYLNSKWTGSLCPEGIKKIEDSIALMKKININGTPSFISFNGKRVIGFSPEGLDSIIN; encoded by the coding sequence ATGAAAAAGTTTATAATTTTGATATTTTCAATGCTTTTCCTGCTATCATGCAATTTAACGTCTAATCCATGTTCGAGCATCAAAGAGAATAGTTTAAAAGAAACACTAAAGATTGATTTTGATAGCATTGTTGAAAAAAATGAGATAAAGGGAACCAATCTTTGTCAGATTGTTATTAAAAGAGGTGGAGGATTAAATGTTTTTTATGCATATCCTGATGGTAAAACTTTCATATTTGGAGACATCTATAAAGATGGTGTATTTTTAAGTAAAGTAGCTTTAGAAAGGATTCAGGAAAAAAGCTTTAAAGACTTTCAATCGGAAATTGAAAAAACTGTTGCATTTTCCTACAAACCAGAGGGTGCTACCAAGTATATTTATATGATTACTGATCCAGACTGTCCTTTTTGTGAAAAAGCAAAACAATTAGTTAAACAATGGGCAGATTCAAAAAAAGTGGAAGTGAGAGTAATATTTTTCCCTCTTGAAGGACTTCATCCTGAGGCAAAAGACAAGTCTGTAAGGGCAGTTTGCTCGGGAATGCAGTTTAGTGACTATCTTAACTCAAAATGGACAGGATCACTATGTCCCGAGGGAATAAAAAAAATAGAAGATTCTATTGCGCTTATGAAAAAAATTAATATTAATGGGACACCTTCTTTTATATCCTTTAATGGAAAGCGGGTAATTGGATTTTCACCTGAGGGACTTGATAGCATTATAAACTAA
- a CDS encoding radical SAM protein codes for MKFIEKILMPHLDWIQIEVSGLCNASCFYCPHTTHRKLWKGKNMSLEEFLKIKPYLKKVGLLYLQGWGEPFCNPDFFKFVEIGKKSGCKVGTTTNGMLIEQSHIEKIIELQMDVIAFSLTGIKKNDILRAGTKIDRVFKVISELNEMKIKKETSNPKIHIAYMLLRSNLDELEEIPKHLSSLGIDHIVISLLDFIPDSSLENESLIPKTEEDFNFLKDLASNFVKEAKKFNLSVSFNIPHPFKKGKTCSEKPLNAVFINSLGYVSPCVFTGIPAEGFKNTYFGNINERTLPSLWKSSKDFRKKFISDNSSLPCYSCPKRRIVEF; via the coding sequence ATGAAATTCATTGAAAAAATCTTAATGCCCCATCTTGACTGGATTCAAATTGAAGTCTCAGGACTTTGTAATGCCTCTTGTTTTTACTGCCCCCATACAACACACAGAAAACTCTGGAAAGGTAAAAACATGAGTTTAGAAGAATTTCTAAAAATAAAGCCATATCTTAAAAAAGTTGGACTTCTCTATCTTCAGGGATGGGGAGAACCTTTCTGTAATCCTGATTTTTTTAAATTCGTAGAAATCGGTAAAAAATCAGGATGCAAAGTTGGAACAACCACAAATGGAATGTTAATTGAACAATCCCACATAGAAAAAATTATCGAGCTTCAAATGGATGTAATAGCTTTTTCACTTACAGGAATAAAGAAAAATGATATATTGCGTGCTGGAACGAAAATTGATAGAGTTTTTAAAGTAATTAGTGAGTTAAACGAAATGAAAATAAAAAAAGAAACCTCAAATCCAAAGATTCACATTGCCTATATGCTTCTCAGGTCAAATCTTGATGAGCTGGAAGAAATTCCTAAACATTTAAGCTCCTTAGGTATTGACCATATTGTAATCAGTCTTCTTGATTTCATTCCTGATAGTTCTCTTGAAAACGAATCCCTAATACCAAAAACAGAAGAAGATTTCAATTTTCTAAAAGATTTAGCATCCAATTTTGTAAAGGAAGCTAAAAAGTTCAATTTATCAGTTTCTTTTAACATACCCCATCCATTTAAAAAAGGAAAAACCTGTTCTGAAAAACCTCTTAATGCAGTTTTCATAAACTCGCTCGGATATGTATCTCCCTGTGTATTCACAGGAATTCCAGCAGAAGGGTTTAAAAACACTTATTTTGGTAACATAAATGAGAGAACTCTTCCATCTCTCTGGAAAAGTTCAAAGGATTTTAGAAAAAAATTTATTTCAGATAATTCTTCTCTTCCCTGTTATAGTTGTCCAAAACGAAGGATAGTAGAATTTTAA
- a CDS encoding 4Fe-4S dicluster domain-containing protein, protein MARKGLLITPDICIGCRACQVACKEWNQLPATKTKNNGTHENPPDLDANNFNRIRFIEHADAKGVRWLFVSQRCMHCGEPACVQICPVGALIKDKETGIVYYDKNKCIACHACRSACPFDIPRYDQGGKGKISKCHLCIDRVRAGLTPACAKTCPTGAIKFGDRDALIKEAKAKGFKLYGETDLGGLGVVFALKDSPKVYQLTENPRVSESVAFWGSVLRTLVGRSGSTTPSFIKYLAQKSTEEVKK, encoded by the coding sequence ATGGCACGTAAGGGACTGTTAATAACACCAGATATATGCATAGGATGCAGAGCCTGTCAGGTTGCATGCAAGGAGTGGAATCAACTTCCTGCAACAAAGACAAAGAATAATGGAACCCATGAAAATCCGCCAGACCTTGATGCAAATAACTTCAATAGAATTAGATTCATTGAACACGCTGATGCAAAGGGAGTTCGCTGGCTTTTTGTAAGCCAAAGATGCATGCACTGTGGTGAGCCTGCATGTGTTCAGATATGTCCTGTTGGAGCATTGATTAAGGACAAAGAGACAGGTATAGTTTACTATGACAAGAACAAGTGCATAGCCTGTCATGCCTGTCGTTCTGCCTGCCCCTTTGATATTCCAAGATATGATCAGGGTGGTAAGGGTAAGATTTCAAAGTGTCATCTCTGTATAGACAGAGTTAGGGCTGGACTTACACCTGCCTGTGCAAAGACCTGTCCAACAGGAGCAATTAAATTTGGAGACAGAGACGCATTGATAAAGGAAGCAAAGGCAAAGGGATTCAAGCTTTATGGAGAGACAGATCTTGGAGGATTGGGAGTAGTGTTTGCTCTTAAGGATTCACCAAAGGTATACCAGCTTACCGAGAATCCTCGTGTATCCGAGTCTGTTGCATTCTGGGGCTCTGTATTGAGAACACTTGTAGGAAGAAGTGGTTCAACAACACCATCCTTTATCAAATATCTTGCTCAGAAATCTACAGAGGAAGTAAAGAAATAG
- the hemW gene encoding radical SAM family heme chaperone HemW, with amino-acid sequence MTAFFSSLYVHVPFCVKKCKYCSFYSLPYDEDLEKLYIKALLKEIEIAKQLPHLLKTLYIGGGTPSCLSIHGLKKLLSSLRESFKIASELEFSIEINPKTVSGEKLDLLKDYGINRLSIGVQSFNDKELLFLGRIHNAQDAVRTVEIALEKGFENISIDLIYGIPGQTLKGWEESLHIAVNMHIRHISLYELSIEKNTPLREEILKGKFLLPSEDDITGMYEFATDFLREKGFIKYEISNFAKRGFECKHNITYWLRMPYLGLGPSAHSFIDRKRFHNPSDLFAYSESLQSGELAWIEDYRVDELEELREKIFLGLRMTEGITITQKCLLEFMKNFEREKLLTFSENRVKLTDRGMLVSNEIFALVLSHIDSCPVCKQE; translated from the coding sequence ATGACTGCATTTTTTTCATCTCTTTATGTTCATGTTCCTTTTTGTGTAAAAAAGTGTAAATATTGCAGTTTCTATTCATTGCCCTATGATGAAGATTTAGAAAAGCTTTATATTAAAGCACTTCTGAAAGAAATTGAGATTGCAAAACAGCTTCCTCATCTTCTTAAAACACTATACATAGGTGGAGGAACGCCTTCATGTTTGAGTATTCATGGACTTAAAAAGCTTCTTTCAAGTTTGAGAGAGAGTTTTAAAATAGCTTCAGAGCTTGAGTTTTCTATTGAGATAAATCCTAAAACAGTTAGCGGAGAAAAGCTTGATTTATTAAAAGATTACGGCATTAACAGGTTAAGCATAGGAGTTCAGTCGTTTAATGATAAAGAACTTTTATTTTTAGGAAGGATTCATAATGCTCAAGATGCAGTTAGAACAGTTGAAATTGCTTTAGAAAAAGGCTTTGAAAACATCTCAATTGATTTGATTTATGGAATTCCGGGGCAGACATTAAAAGGCTGGGAAGAAAGTCTTCACATAGCTGTCAATATGCACATCAGACATATTTCGCTCTATGAGCTTTCAATTGAGAAAAATACTCCTCTTAGAGAGGAAATCCTGAAAGGAAAATTTTTACTTCCCTCAGAGGATGATATTACTGGCATGTACGAATTTGCCACGGATTTTTTAAGAGAAAAAGGTTTTATAAAATATGAGATATCAAATTTTGCTAAAAGAGGATTTGAATGCAAACACAATATTACATACTGGTTGAGAATGCCCTATCTTGGGCTTGGTCCTTCTGCTCACTCATTTATAGATAGAAAAAGATTTCATAACCCTTCAGATTTATTTGCCTATTCAGAAAGTTTACAGAGTGGTGAATTAGCATGGATAGAGGATTACAGAGTTGATGAACTGGAAGAACTAAGAGAGAAGATTTTTCTTGGACTTAGAATGACAGAGGGTATTACTATTACTCAGAAATGTTTGCTTGAATTTATGAAAAATTTTGAAAGAGAGAAACTTCTTACTTTCTCGGAAAACAGAGTAAAACTTACAGACAGAGGAATGCTTGTATCTAACGAGATTTTTGCCCTGGTATTATCACATATTGATAGCTGTCCTGTCTGTAAACAAGAATAA
- a CDS encoding selenium metabolism-associated LysR family transcriptional regulator yields the protein MDIHQLKVFISVFKNKSFSKAAKELFLTQPTISEHIKTLEAELNCKLFDRFGKNIIPTKEAEILFEHAYGVVEKVENLKDVLQRVKSNPSGNLHIAASSIPGTYILPRIISSFKKTYPEISIRIDISDSKTAIESMLSGEILIAVVGTKLNKSKIDYVPFMNDELVIASPDFIKESFIEPEEILKYPFIMREEGSGTKKEMEKWLHEMGINIEKLNVVCTLSSTDSVKEAIKNNLGISILSIHSIKDELECGKLKIARIKNYTMSRTFYIATHTQRTLPYIYNLFYKFLKEKAFSL from the coding sequence ATGGATATTCATCAATTGAAAGTTTTTATCTCAGTATTCAAAAATAAAAGTTTTTCAAAAGCTGCTAAAGAACTATTTCTTACTCAACCAACAATAAGTGAGCATATAAAAACTCTTGAAGCAGAGTTAAACTGCAAATTGTTTGACCGATTTGGTAAAAACATCATACCTACTAAAGAAGCAGAAATACTTTTTGAACATGCTTACGGAGTGGTAGAAAAAGTTGAAAATCTGAAAGATGTTTTGCAAAGAGTAAAATCCAATCCCTCAGGCAATCTACATATTGCAGCAAGTAGCATACCAGGGACTTATATTTTACCCAGAATAATATCATCTTTTAAAAAGACTTATCCTGAAATTTCCATTCGAATTGACATATCAGATTCAAAAACTGCAATAGAAAGCATGCTTTCAGGAGAAATCTTAATAGCAGTTGTAGGAACCAAACTTAATAAATCAAAAATTGACTATGTCCCTTTTATGAATGACGAGCTTGTGATTGCCAGTCCTGACTTTATCAAGGAGTCCTTCATTGAGCCTGAGGAAATTCTCAAGTATCCATTTATAATGAGAGAGGAAGGCTCAGGCACAAAAAAAGAGATGGAGAAATGGCTTCATGAGATGGGAATAAATATAGAAAAACTCAATGTAGTATGCACCCTAAGCAGTACAGACAGTGTAAAAGAGGCAATTAAAAACAACTTAGGTATTTCAATTCTTTCAATTCACTCAATCAAAGATGAATTAGAATGTGGTAAACTTAAAATTGCAAGAATAAAGAACTACACGATGAGCAGAACATTTTACATAGCTACTCATACACAAAGAACTTTACCCTACATATACAATCTTTTTTACAAATTTTTGAAGGAAAAAGCCTTTAGTTTATAA
- the tilS gene encoding tRNA lysidine(34) synthetase TilS, with protein sequence MDILKKVKQTVEKYNMLSTADHVLVGLSGGSDSVCLLQVLNMLKTEYRLKISAAYIDHGLRPDDVPKEIEFCKQLCDSLNIPFYTQSIDVREFSKTEKISIQEAARILRYGALDHISINIKAHKIAVAHNADDQAETVIMRLLRGAGPAGLSGIPPVRKKIIRPLIEVERAEIEKFLSEKNISYIIDPSNESLKYLRNRIRKTLMPVIKSISPQAIKIISKTAEILREENDYINVSVTKALMRLMSRKTDKTVELFCNPMEVLNIVILRRALRVAIDSVRDLKGLTFDHIEDIIKLIKTGKPGDRIYLPKGIRAIKGYSTLTVTAELPKKLSTYEINEPADLDLKECNKVLSLREIKREELQDFGDGKNTIYADMDKVKFPLIVRGRKPGDYFYPFGFGKKKKLQDFFVDEKVPRDERDTVPVIESNGDIVCIAGYRLDDRFKIDDNTKRCLQIKIMPKL encoded by the coding sequence ATGGACATACTAAAAAAAGTAAAACAGACAGTTGAAAAATATAATATGCTCTCAACAGCAGACCATGTTCTTGTAGGTCTTTCAGGAGGATCTGACTCTGTCTGTCTTCTTCAAGTTTTAAATATGCTCAAAACTGAGTACAGATTAAAAATCTCAGCAGCATACATTGATCATGGATTAAGACCTGATGATGTTCCAAAGGAAATAGAATTCTGTAAACAATTGTGCGACTCTCTGAATATACCTTTTTACACTCAATCTATAGATGTTAGAGAATTTTCAAAAACTGAAAAAATCAGTATTCAGGAAGCAGCAAGAATCCTTAGATATGGAGCACTTGATCATATAAGCATTAACATTAAAGCACACAAAATTGCAGTGGCACATAATGCTGATGATCAGGCTGAAACCGTCATAATGAGACTTCTAAGAGGAGCAGGACCTGCTGGATTGAGCGGAATTCCACCGGTGAGAAAAAAAATAATAAGACCTCTTATAGAAGTTGAAAGAGCAGAAATAGAGAAATTCCTCTCAGAAAAAAATATTTCTTATATCATTGATCCATCAAATGAAAGCTTAAAGTATTTAAGAAACAGAATAAGAAAAACCCTGATGCCTGTAATAAAATCAATTTCTCCACAGGCTATAAAAATTATCTCAAAGACTGCAGAGATTTTGAGAGAAGAAAATGATTATATAAATGTATCTGTAACAAAAGCTTTAATGCGACTTATGAGCAGAAAAACTGACAAAACTGTTGAGCTTTTCTGCAATCCAATGGAGGTTCTAAATATTGTTATCTTAAGAAGAGCTTTGAGAGTTGCGATTGATAGCGTGAGAGATTTAAAAGGTTTAACATTTGATCACATAGAAGACATTATTAAACTCATAAAAACTGGCAAACCCGGTGACAGAATTTATCTTCCAAAGGGAATTAGAGCCATAAAGGGATATTCAACTTTGACAGTAACTGCAGAGCTTCCCAAAAAGCTTTCTACATACGAAATAAATGAACCTGCAGATTTAGATCTCAAAGAATGCAATAAGGTTTTAAGTCTAAGGGAGATAAAAAGAGAAGAACTTCAGGATTTTGGCGATGGAAAAAACACGATTTATGCAGATATGGACAAAGTTAAATTTCCTCTAATTGTAAGAGGAAGAAAACCTGGTGATTACTTCTATCCCTTTGGCTTTGGTAAAAAGAAAAAGCTTCAGGATTTCTTTGTTGATGAAAAAGTTCCAAGAGATGAAAGAGATACTGTTCCTGTAATTGAAAGTAACGGAGATATAGTTTGCATTGCAGGTTATAGACTTGACGACAGATTTAAAATTGATGATAATACAAAGAGATGTCTACAGATAAAAATTATGCCAAAGTTATAA
- the tatB gene encoding Sec-independent protein translocase protein TatB — MFDLGFQELIVIFIVALLIFGPKRLPELGYTLGKTMNEIRKAFQSAKSEMEKEINEVKETVDDVKKDIKDPLELKNELFKDMPSLEDLRIDKHIENIARKEIEKKE, encoded by the coding sequence ATGTTTGATTTAGGATTTCAGGAATTAATTGTAATATTTATAGTTGCCCTGCTGATATTTGGTCCCAAAAGGCTTCCTGAACTCGGATATACTCTTGGTAAAACAATGAATGAGATAAGGAAAGCTTTCCAAAGTGCAAAATCAGAGATGGAGAAAGAGATAAATGAAGTAAAGGAAACAGTGGATGATGTTAAAAAAGATATAAAAGATCCACTGGAACTCAAAAATGAACTTTTTAAAGATATGCCTTCTTTGGAAGATTTAAGAATAGATAAACATATTGAAAATATTGCAAGAAAAGAGATTGAAAAGAAGGAGTAG
- a CDS encoding PDZ domain-containing protein: protein MSTDKNYAKVIITVFIFITAILFSNSKLYSEDSFSTSLKNKFEAIYKNFSYSLIPLDEAVAVAIDKNYAIIPATVIDRAKNPVVAIDSKLNIALIKLQRDLTPVNFGILNTQDELFFLLTVLEETSLLLVKGAINDSKILIQGKHIPGSLLISLDLIPLGIVTKSDTVSEVLLIKPFYSEINRLIKRKPGWLGLQGQTVTQELGKILLVSEGVVITNIYEGGPADKAGLKRGDVIVEADGSSIKELKNLQSIISTKFAGENINLKILREGIQKNFSVTVEEPPEILIQTKSSITSGIKGVEITEIPEKLKANLKKSITGALVKKISEDSPALGILKEDDIIVEINKKAVNSVNDFYDIISKASGSDLLILVYRQDSYQYVIIPGQKSR, encoded by the coding sequence ATGTCTACAGATAAAAATTATGCCAAAGTTATAATTACAGTATTTATTTTTATCACGGCTATTTTATTTTCAAATAGCAAACTTTATTCAGAAGATAGTTTTTCCACGTCATTAAAAAACAAATTTGAGGCAATTTATAAGAATTTTTCATACTCTCTGATTCCTCTTGATGAAGCAGTAGCTGTTGCAATAGATAAAAACTATGCCATAATACCAGCAACAGTGATTGATAGAGCAAAAAATCCTGTAGTTGCTATAGATTCAAAATTAAATATTGCATTAATAAAACTACAAAGAGATCTCACTCCTGTAAATTTTGGAATTTTAAATACACAGGATGAATTATTTTTTCTTCTTACAGTTCTTGAAGAAACCTCTTTATTGCTGGTAAAGGGAGCTATCAATGATAGTAAAATCCTTATTCAGGGTAAACATATTCCTGGCTCACTCCTTATCTCTCTTGACTTAATCCCTCTGGGAATTGTGACTAAAAGTGATACTGTTTCCGAAGTTTTGTTAATTAAACCATTTTATTCAGAGATCAATAGGTTAATTAAAAGAAAACCTGGCTGGTTAGGACTTCAGGGACAGACAGTCACTCAGGAACTTGGAAAAATTTTACTTGTCTCTGAAGGAGTTGTTATTACCAATATTTATGAAGGTGGACCAGCAGACAAAGCAGGATTGAAAAGAGGAGATGTAATTGTTGAAGCAGACGGTTCAAGCATTAAAGAATTGAAGAATTTGCAAAGTATTATATCAACAAAATTTGCTGGAGAGAACATTAATTTAAAAATTTTAAGAGAGGGAATTCAGAAAAATTTCTCTGTAACTGTTGAAGAACCTCCAGAAATTCTAATTCAAACAAAATCTTCTATTACCTCTGGAATAAAGGGTGTTGAAATTACAGAAATTCCTGAAAAATTAAAGGCAAATCTGAAAAAGTCCATAACAGGTGCACTTGTTAAAAAAATCAGTGAAGACAGTCCAGCTCTGGGAATTCTGAAAGAGGATGATATAATTGTTGAGATTAATAAAAAAGCTGTAAACTCAGTAAATGACTTCTATGATATCATCTCAAAAGCTTCAGGGTCTGACCTGCTTATTCTTGTTTACAGACAGGACAGCTATCAATATGTGATAATACCAGGGCAAAAATCTCGTTAG
- the fdnG gene encoding formate dehydrogenase-N subunit alpha produces the protein MELTRRDFLKISTGALLLSSLGLNLEPAKAYAAELRTKGAKETTTICPYCSVGCSIIVSVKDGKVVNTEGDPDSPINEGALCPKGASIYQIANNPYRLKEPLYRAPGATEWKKISWEEALNKIARLVKKTRDKYFITKNEKGQVVNRVDAIAHVGSAALDNEECYLLQKLMRSWGLVYIEHQARIUHSPTVAALAESFGRGAMTNQYQDLKNADVILVMGGNPAENHPIAMKWIMRAKEQRGAKLVVVDPKFTRTASKADLYVPIRSGTDIVFLGGLVKYIIDNNLYFKDYVVNYTDASYLVDPNFKLPDDLDGVFSGYDEKKRAYDKSTWKFQLDENGLPKKDPTLQNPNCVFQLLKKHYSRYTIDTVSKITGAPKDKIEECYKILASTGKPDRVMTECYAMGWTQHTVGAQNIRTMAIIQMLLGNVGMAGGGINALRGESNVQGSTDYGLLFHILTGYNPTPVASDVDLKTYIEKYTPKTKEPKSVNWWSNRPKYIVSYLKAMYGDKATKENDFCYSYLPKRDDGQNCSWLMIFDQMYKGKIKGFFAWGQNPACSGANSNKTRKALAKLEWLVCVNLWDNETASFWRGPGMDPKKIKTEVFMLPCASSVEKEGSITNSGRIAQWRYKAVEPYGKTMPDAEIMNELYWRVKKLYEKEKGAFPEPIINLSWDYGEKDKNGKIKHIDIHKVAKEINGYFTTDIPEHPVDKKSYKKGQQVPSFVLLRDDGSTACGNWLYSGSYTDAGNMMARRGKEDPTGLGLYPNWAWCWPVNRRILYNRASVDPQGNPWDPKRAVIKWDAANKKWVGDVPDGPAPPLAMEGGKLPFIMKPLGVGAIFGAGMADGPFPTHYEPLECPFQENPLYKKHRINPTVKLFDTDADAFVFCDNRYPYVGTTYRVTEHWQTGVMTRHTDWLRELEPQIFAEIDPVLAKEKGIKSGDKVIVSSARGKLWAIAIVTPRLQPMKVLGQTIHIVGLPWHYGWRFPEDGSGGDSANLLTPSIGDPNTMIPESKAFMVNIEKA, from the coding sequence ATGGAGCTTACAAGACGAGATTTTTTGAAAATCTCCACTGGTGCCCTGCTCCTTAGCTCGCTGGGACTCAATCTTGAACCTGCAAAAGCCTATGCAGCTGAGCTTAGAACAAAGGGTGCCAAGGAGACAACCACAATCTGTCCCTACTGTTCAGTTGGTTGCAGCATTATTGTTTCTGTTAAGGATGGCAAGGTTGTTAACACAGAAGGCGATCCTGACAGTCCCATCAATGAAGGAGCACTCTGTCCCAAAGGTGCTTCAATTTATCAGATAGCAAACAATCCTTACAGATTGAAAGAACCCCTTTATCGTGCACCTGGAGCAACTGAGTGGAAAAAAATATCATGGGAAGAGGCACTCAATAAGATTGCCAGATTAGTTAAGAAAACAAGAGACAAATATTTTATCACAAAGAATGAAAAGGGGCAGGTTGTAAACAGAGTAGATGCTATTGCCCATGTTGGTTCAGCAGCCCTTGACAATGAGGAATGTTATCTTCTTCAAAAATTAATGCGTTCATGGGGGCTAGTCTATATTGAACATCAAGCCCGTATATGACACTCCCCTACTGTAGCGGCTCTGGCAGAGTCGTTTGGTAGAGGAGCAATGACCAATCAGTATCAAGATCTTAAAAACGCAGATGTAATCTTAGTAATGGGTGGTAATCCAGCAGAAAACCATCCTATAGCAATGAAATGGATAATGAGAGCGAAGGAACAGAGAGGTGCAAAGCTTGTAGTTGTTGATCCAAAGTTTACAAGAACAGCTTCTAAAGCAGATCTTTATGTTCCGATTCGTTCTGGAACAGACATTGTATTTTTAGGTGGATTAGTAAAGTACATCATTGATAATAATCTATACTTTAAGGATTATGTGGTAAATTATACTGATGCTTCATATCTTGTTGATCCTAACTTCAAGTTACCTGATGACCTTGATGGAGTATTTTCTGGCTATGATGAGAAAAAGAGAGCCTATGATAAATCAACATGGAAATTCCAGCTTGATGAAAACGGTCTTCCTAAGAAAGATCCAACCCTTCAGAATCCGAACTGCGTATTTCAGCTTTTAAAGAAGCACTACTCAAGATATACAATTGATACGGTCTCAAAAATAACAGGTGCACCGAAAGATAAAATTGAGGAATGTTATAAAATTCTTGCATCAACAGGTAAACCAGACAGAGTTATGACAGAATGTTATGCAATGGGATGGACCCAGCACACAGTTGGAGCTCAGAACATCAGAACAATGGCAATAATTCAGATGCTTCTTGGTAATGTAGGAATGGCTGGTGGAGGAATCAATGCTCTCAGAGGTGAGTCAAATGTTCAGGGCTCAACAGACTATGGACTTCTTTTCCATATTCTAACAGGATACAATCCAACACCTGTTGCAAGTGATGTAGACCTTAAAACATACATTGAAAAATACACTCCTAAAACAAAAGAGCCAAAGAGTGTTAACTGGTGGTCTAACAGACCAAAGTATATTGTAAGTTATCTTAAGGCAATGTATGGTGATAAAGCCACAAAAGAAAATGATTTCTGTTACAGTTATTTACCTAAGAGAGATGATGGGCAGAACTGTTCCTGGTTAATGATTTTTGACCAGATGTATAAAGGTAAAATTAAAGGATTCTTTGCATGGGGACAGAATCCAGCGTGCTCAGGTGCAAACTCAAATAAAACCAGAAAAGCTCTTGCCAAACTTGAATGGCTTGTCTGTGTAAACCTCTGGGATAATGAAACAGCTTCATTCTGGCGTGGTCCTGGTATGGATCCAAAGAAGATTAAGACAGAAGTATTCATGTTACCCTGTGCATCTTCAGTAGAAAAAGAAGGAAGCATTACTAACTCTGGAAGAATTGCTCAGTGGAGATATAAAGCAGTTGAGCCATATGGAAAAACCATGCCCGATGCAGAAATTATGAATGAGCTTTACTGGAGAGTTAAAAAACTATATGAAAAAGAAAAGGGAGCATTCCCTGAACCAATAATTAATCTTTCATGGGACTATGGAGAGAAGGATAAAAACGGTAAGATTAAGCATATAGATATACATAAGGTCGCCAAAGAGATAAATGGATATTTCACAACAGACATACCGGAACATCCTGTTGACAAAAAATCATACAAAAAAGGTCAACAGGTACCAAGTTTCGTTTTACTGAGAGATGATGGAAGCACAGCCTGTGGAAACTGGCTGTATTCAGGTAGCTACACAGATGCAGGCAACATGATGGCAAGAAGAGGAAAGGAAGACCCAACAGGACTTGGGCTCTATCCAAACTGGGCATGGTGCTGGCCTGTAAACAGAAGAATACTTTACAATCGTGCAAGTGTAGATCCACAGGGTAATCCATGGGATCCAAAGAGAGCTGTTATTAAATGGGATGCAGCAAACAAAAAATGGGTTGGAGATGTACCTGACGGACCAGCTCCTCCACTTGCAATGGAAGGTGGAAAACTTCCATTTATAATGAAGCCTCTTGGAGTTGGTGCAATATTTGGTGCAGGAATGGCAGATGGACCATTCCCAACACACTATGAGCCACTTGAGTGTCCATTCCAGGAAAATCCACTTTACAAGAAACACAGAATAAATCCAACAGTAAAGCTTTTTGATACAGATGCCGATGCATTTGTATTCTGTGATAACAGATATCCATATGTTGGAACAACATACAGAGTAACAGAGCACTGGCAGACAGGAGTTATGACAAGACATACAGATTGGTTAAGAGAACTCGAACCGCAGATTTTCGCTGAAATTGACCCTGTACTTGCAAAAGAAAAGGGAATAAAGAGTGGAGATAAAGTAATTGTCTCTTCAGCAAGAGGAAAACTATGGGCTATTGCTATAGTTACACCAAGACTGCAGCCAATGAAAGTTTTAGGACAGACAATCCACATTGTTGGTCTGCCATGGCATTATGGCTGGAGATTCCCTGAAGATGGTTCTGGTGGAGACAGTGCAAATCTACTTACTCCGTCAATTGGTGACCCAAATACCATGATACCTGAGTCCAAGGCATTCATGGTAAACATAGAGAAGGCATAG